In one Gammaproteobacteria bacterium genomic region, the following are encoded:
- the ychF gene encoding redox-regulated ATPase YchF — MGFKCGIVGLPNVGKSTLFNSLTRAGIAAENYAFCTIDPNVGVVEVPEPRLQQLADIVQPKKVIPTTMEFVDIAGLVAGASKGEGLGNQFLGHIRETDAIAQVVRCFEDEDVLHVRNTIDPLNDIETINTELLLADMESVARQTERAAKLAKSNEKEAKAKYEFMQAVQAHVEDGRHARSFELQDHQRGWMKDLHLITAKPVLYIANVAEDGFQNNPHLDVVTAYAAKEGTEVVAICAAIEADVAELDAVEATEFLQEMGLEEPGLDRVIHAGYRLLNLQTFFTAGPQEVRAWTVRVGDTAPCAAGKIHTDFEKGFIRAEVIGFDDFIACNGEQGAKDAGKWRLEGKDYVMREADVVHFRFNV, encoded by the coding sequence ATGGGATTCAAATGTGGCATCGTCGGACTGCCCAATGTCGGTAAATCAACCCTGTTCAACTCGTTAACACGGGCTGGTATTGCTGCGGAAAACTACGCATTCTGCACGATCGATCCCAACGTGGGGGTGGTCGAGGTCCCCGAACCGCGATTGCAGCAGCTTGCCGACATCGTCCAGCCCAAAAAAGTCATCCCGACAACGATGGAGTTTGTCGATATTGCCGGGCTGGTTGCCGGTGCGTCGAAAGGCGAAGGCCTCGGAAACCAGTTTCTCGGGCATATCCGCGAAACCGATGCGATTGCACAGGTGGTGCGCTGCTTCGAAGATGAAGATGTGCTGCACGTCCGCAATACGATCGATCCACTGAACGATATCGAGACGATTAATACCGAATTGTTACTGGCCGATATGGAATCGGTCGCGCGTCAGACTGAACGCGCCGCCAAGCTGGCCAAGTCCAACGAAAAAGAAGCGAAGGCCAAATACGAATTCATGCAGGCAGTGCAGGCGCATGTCGAGGACGGCAGGCATGCGCGTAGCTTCGAGCTTCAGGATCATCAACGTGGCTGGATGAAAGATTTGCACCTGATTACCGCAAAGCCGGTACTCTACATTGCCAACGTGGCCGAGGATGGATTCCAGAATAACCCACACCTCGATGTGGTCACGGCGTATGCCGCGAAAGAGGGCACCGAAGTGGTCGCGATCTGTGCCGCAATCGAAGCCGACGTCGCTGAGCTCGACGCCGTCGAAGCGACCGAGTTTTTGCAGGAAATGGGGCTTGAAGAACCGGGCCTCGATCGTGTCATTCATGCCGGCTACCGGCTTTTAAATCTGCAGACCTTCTTCACCGCCGGTCCTCAGGAGGTGCGTGCCTGGACCGTCCGTGTTGGCGATACCGCACCCTGCGCGGCGGGTAAAATCCATACCGATTTTGAAAAGGGTTTCATTCGCGCCGAGGTGATCGGCTTTGACGATTTTATCGCCTGCAACGGCGAGCAGGGTGCTAAGGATGCGGGCAAATGGCGCCTCGAAGGCAAGGACTACGTGATGCGGGAAGCCGACGTCGTGCACTTCCGCTTTAATGTCTAG
- the pth gene encoding aminoacyl-tRNA hydrolase: MAALTAEIRLIVGLGNPGADYVDTRHNAGFWLIDLLASDLGLSFRFDKRYNAEVCKFRADGKDVYLLKPQAFMNRSGQAVASLARYYKITPEQTLVYHDELDLPPGTNRIKQAGGHGGHNGLRDIVSHLGSREFFRVRIGIGHPGDSSQVINYVLHKPSAADMNAIEAANRDTLAVMPLVIEGRIDKAMQALHT, translated from the coding sequence ATGGCTGCGCTAACTGCAGAAATCCGTTTAATTGTCGGCCTCGGTAACCCCGGGGCCGATTACGTTGATACGCGCCACAACGCCGGGTTCTGGTTGATCGATCTGCTGGCGTCGGACCTGGGATTGAGTTTCAGGTTTGACAAGCGATACAACGCGGAAGTGTGCAAGTTCAGGGCCGATGGCAAGGATGTCTATCTGCTCAAACCGCAGGCCTTCATGAACCGCAGCGGCCAGGCGGTAGCCTCGCTGGCGCGTTACTACAAGATAACGCCCGAGCAAACCCTGGTATACCACGATGAGCTTGATTTGCCCCCGGGCACCAACCGTATCAAGCAGGCCGGTGGTCATGGTGGGCACAACGGGTTGCGGGACATCGTCAGCCACCTCGGTAGCCGCGAGTTTTTCCGCGTTCGGATTGGTATCGGGCATCCGGGTGACAGCAGCCAGGTCATTAACTACGTGCTGCACAAACCATCGGCGGCGGATATGAATGCGATCGAGGCAGCCAACCGGGACACGCTCGCGGTAATGCCGTTGGTTATCGAAGGTCGCATCGACAAGGCGATGCAGGCCCTGCATACCTGA
- a CDS encoding 50S ribosomal protein L25/general stress protein Ctc: MSDTIHLNAEPRSDSGKGASRRLRHQGMVPAIVYGGDSDPVKICIPHNKIFHELEHETIYTQVIELQVGDLTEEVILRDLQRHPYKNKVMHADFFRIDKNKPIKIVVPIHVLNSEDCAGVKTDGGMITQTVTEIEIIALPKDLPEYLEIDVKNLHLGDSLHLSDIKMPEGVELTAMMNVEETEHDVHDLGVVSVVKTREEVIEEEEPELAEGEEGEVAEGEVAEGETGTSEGEASDEG; this comes from the coding sequence ATGTCAGACACAATTCATCTGAATGCTGAACCGCGCTCTGACTCGGGGAAAGGTGCGAGCCGCCGCCTGAGACACCAGGGTATGGTCCCAGCAATCGTATATGGCGGTGATAGCGATCCGGTTAAGATCTGTATCCCGCACAACAAGATCTTTCATGAGCTCGAGCATGAAACGATTTACACCCAGGTTATCGAACTGCAGGTCGGTGACCTGACTGAAGAGGTCATACTGCGCGATCTGCAGCGTCATCCTTACAAGAACAAGGTGATGCATGCCGATTTTTTTCGCATCGACAAGAACAAGCCGATCAAGATCGTGGTTCCGATTCACGTTTTGAATTCTGAAGACTGCGCGGGTGTGAAAACGGATGGCGGTATGATCACGCAAACAGTGACGGAAATAGAAATCATCGCATTGCCGAAAGATCTGCCTGAGTATCTCGAGATCGATGTCAAAAATCTGCATCTTGGCGATTCCTTGCACCTGTCAGATATAAAGATGCCCGAAGGCGTCGAGCTTACGGCCATGATGAATGTCGAGGAAACCGAACATGATGTCCATGATCTTGGCGTCGTCTCGGTGGTCAAGACACGTGAGGAAGTGATCGAAGAGGAAGAACCTGAATTAGCCGAGGGCGAAGAAGGCGAAGTAGCAGAAGGCGAAGTAGCTGAAGGTGAGACCGGTACGTCTGAAGGCGAAGCCAGCGACGAGGGGTAA
- a CDS encoding ribose-phosphate diphosphokinase — protein MVGNVATNDLMVFTGNANPELARTIVRYLDIPLGIASVGEFSDGEISVEIGENVRGKDVFIIQPTCVPTNDNLMELLVMIDAINRASSDRVTAVIPYYGYARQDRRVRSQRVPITAKVVANMLTSVGVDRVLTIDLHADQIQGFFECPVDNVYASPILMGDIWKQKYPNMIVVSPDVGGVVRARAIAKQLDEADLAIIDKRRPQPNMAKVMNIIGEVKGKTCIIVDDMVDTAGTLCQAAEALKDEGAKGVFAYCTHAVLSGKAIENLENSAMDELVVTDTIPLSEEAAACTRIRQVSVAGLLAETIRRVHAEESVSSLYMD, from the coding sequence ATGGTTGGCAACGTAGCCACGAACGACTTGATGGTTTTTACCGGGAACGCCAATCCGGAATTGGCACGAACGATCGTTCGTTACCTGGACATCCCCCTCGGCATCGCATCGGTGGGTGAGTTCAGCGATGGCGAAATTTCGGTAGAGATCGGCGAAAACGTGCGTGGCAAGGATGTGTTTATCATCCAGCCGACCTGTGTCCCCACCAACGATAACCTGATGGAGTTGCTGGTGATGATCGACGCGATCAACCGTGCGTCATCGGATCGGGTGACCGCGGTTATTCCCTACTACGGGTATGCCCGCCAGGATCGACGGGTGCGTTCGCAGCGGGTGCCGATCACGGCCAAGGTGGTGGCAAACATGCTGACCAGTGTCGGTGTGGACAGGGTGTTAACGATTGACTTGCACGCTGATCAGATCCAGGGATTTTTCGAATGCCCCGTGGATAACGTTTACGCGTCGCCGATTTTAATGGGTGATATCTGGAAACAGAAATACCCGAACATGATCGTGGTGTCGCCTGATGTCGGGGGCGTGGTGCGAGCCAGGGCAATAGCGAAACAGCTGGATGAGGCTGATCTCGCAATTATCGACAAACGTCGCCCGCAGCCGAATATGGCCAAGGTGATGAATATTATCGGTGAGGTGAAAGGCAAGACCTGTATTATTGTCGATGATATGGTCGACACCGCCGGTACCTTGTGCCAGGCCGCGGAGGCACTCAAGGACGAGGGCGCAAAAGGGGTATTCGCCTACTGTACTCATGCGGTGTTATCGGGCAAGGCGATCGAAAACCTGGAAAATTCAGCCATGGATGAATTGGTGGTAACCGATACCATACCGCTCTCGGAAGAGGCCGCGGCGTGTACCCGGATCCGCCAGGTGTCGGTGGCGGGACTGCTGGCGGAAACAATTCGTCGCGTCCACGCTGAAGAATCGGTCAGTTCGTTGTATATGGACTGA
- the ispE gene encoding 4-(cytidine 5'-diphospho)-2-C-methyl-D-erythritol kinase, giving the protein MTELLSLRSPAKLNLMLNITGRREDGYHLLETVFQFIDFCDHLSFVVTDSSDVLRVTGNSPVAASEDILLRAAGLLQTRFNVGKGISINIDKRIPIGGGLGGGSSNAATCLLALNRLWELDLSLQQLAEIGLELGADVPVFIYGRAAWATGIGEVLETIDLTEPIYVVIDPKIEVSSANIFGAQELTRNNDPLTIRAFLRGSGSNVCEPVVRKLYPGVGEAIDWLSQYATPKMSGTGASVYAAFDSHEQAETVKSRVPKQWIAHIAKAMNRNPVHQQLGLLDN; this is encoded by the coding sequence ATGACCGAGCTTCTGTCACTACGCTCACCCGCAAAGCTTAACCTCATGTTGAATATCACCGGACGTCGAGAGGATGGCTATCATCTGCTCGAAACCGTGTTCCAGTTCATCGACTTTTGCGATCATCTCAGCTTCGTCGTAACTGACAGCTCCGATGTGCTGCGCGTGACAGGGAACTCACCGGTAGCGGCCTCGGAGGATATCCTGTTGCGCGCCGCGGGATTATTACAAACCCGGTTCAATGTAGGTAAAGGGATCAGCATCAACATTGACAAGCGCATACCCATCGGCGGTGGGCTGGGGGGCGGCAGTTCGAACGCGGCCACCTGCCTGCTGGCCCTGAACCGACTCTGGGAGCTCGATCTATCGCTACAGCAGCTGGCCGAAATCGGCCTCGAGCTGGGTGCCGACGTGCCGGTTTTCATATACGGTCGAGCTGCCTGGGCTACCGGCATCGGAGAGGTACTGGAAACTATCGATTTGACAGAACCGATTTATGTCGTGATTGATCCTAAAATCGAGGTTTCCAGCGCCAATATATTTGGCGCACAAGAATTGACACGCAACAACGATCCGCTCACAATACGCGCCTTTCTGCGCGGCTCGGGCAGTAATGTATGCGAACCGGTGGTGCGAAAACTGTACCCCGGGGTAGGTGAGGCGATTGACTGGTTGAGTCAGTATGCAACCCCCAAAATGTCGGGCACCGGCGCAAGTGTGTACGCCGCATTCGATAGCCATGAGCAGGCAGAAACGGTAAAATCGAGGGTTCCGAAGCAGTGGATTGCGCACATTGCAAAGGCAATGAATCGTAACCCGGTACACCAGCAGTTGGGATTGCTGGACAATTGA
- the lolB gene encoding lipoprotein insertase outer membrane protein LolB, whose amino-acid sequence MLRSLFFAFAVSVIAGCSQFASLSDRQGAQELWTSQQQALASYNSWDLHSRAVIKLETGAYNIGIRWQRDVGNFEMLLEAPFGQGVFRIESGVDDVYRLRLPDGQVFENHTAEALLEDVIGWSLPISGLEYWIRGMPRPGNRYSHRVSTDGRTRSIIQDRWTISYLDYFDEPQYPRLPRKVELVSDTITVKLVVERWQSSTEDVTPSDLFPEFN is encoded by the coding sequence TTGTTGCGATCCCTCTTTTTCGCTTTTGCCGTTTCGGTTATCGCTGGTTGTAGTCAATTTGCCAGCCTGTCGGACAGGCAGGGGGCACAGGAGCTCTGGACAAGCCAGCAACAGGCGTTAGCGAGCTATAACAGCTGGGATTTGCATTCACGCGCCGTTATCAAGCTCGAAACCGGGGCTTACAACATCGGTATACGTTGGCAACGAGACGTGGGGAACTTTGAAATGCTACTCGAGGCACCATTCGGTCAGGGCGTATTTCGCATCGAATCCGGCGTGGATGATGTCTACCGATTGCGCCTGCCCGACGGGCAGGTATTCGAGAATCATACCGCGGAGGCACTGCTCGAGGATGTCATCGGCTGGTCGCTTCCGATCAGCGGACTGGAGTACTGGATTCGGGGAATGCCACGACCCGGGAACCGTTATTCACATCGGGTGAGCACAGATGGCCGTACCCGATCCATCATCCAGGACCGATGGACGATCAGCTACCTCGATTATTTCGACGAGCCGCAATACCCGCGTTTACCGCGCAAGGTCGAACTGGTGAGCGACACGATAACGGTCAAGCTTGTCGTCGAACGCTGGCAGTCCTCTACAGAGGATGTTACCCCGTCAGATCTTTTTCCCGAATTTAACTGA
- a CDS encoding tetratricopeptide repeat protein encodes MLTACAGLPQISSQASAPLESHAVQINSPGTEQDSVADASYALMVAEIALNMGDTALAVKHYLELAKSQDNPDIAERAVRVAVYGQDLEAAIEAAHRWIELDPKRIEARQVIAAIYIRQDKIPEAFNYVNDLIQTSELEDEQLFPPLLGILAREKNANTVLAVTQRLAQENPSRAYAQYLHGMLSAQNGRPEEALKYLDRSIALADIEGVHSARARVLLRLGKSDEAVVSLEKAVQENPDDQNLRLTYARLLVDVKEYEKARIEFEKLHRASPEDAELLFTLGLLSLESQRLDDAEKYMMMLVRLNQREGEAQYYLGRIYENRKQYETAIEWYEQVHVGEYKFDARLRIADMLGISGRIEEAIDHLDAMLKGSQSDGSLVRIYISKGELLRSVRRFEEAMAVFNTALDIVPGNSDLLYSRALVAEKLGRIDQLEADISTILKTEPDNAHALNALGFTLADQTDRYEEAYVYIKRAIEIMPDDAAIIDSWGWVHYRLGEYDKAISLLRKALSFFNDAEIAAHLGEVLWVSGNQEEATSIWKEALDKSPDDPMLLEVMQRFIP; translated from the coding sequence TTGCTTACTGCTTGTGCCGGTTTACCGCAGATATCATCGCAGGCCTCGGCCCCGCTCGAGTCCCATGCAGTGCAGATTAATTCACCGGGGACGGAGCAGGATTCGGTTGCAGACGCTTCGTACGCATTGATGGTGGCCGAAATAGCCTTGAACATGGGCGATACGGCGCTTGCAGTTAAGCATTATCTGGAGCTTGCGAAATCGCAGGATAATCCGGATATCGCAGAGCGTGCGGTGCGCGTTGCGGTGTACGGGCAAGATCTTGAAGCTGCAATCGAGGCGGCCCACCGCTGGATCGAACTCGATCCGAAGCGGATTGAGGCGCGCCAGGTTATTGCCGCGATTTATATCCGACAGGACAAGATCCCCGAGGCATTCAACTATGTTAACGACTTGATCCAGACCAGCGAGCTGGAAGATGAACAGTTGTTTCCACCCCTGCTTGGCATCCTGGCCCGCGAAAAAAATGCCAATACGGTGCTCGCCGTGACCCAGCGCCTCGCTCAGGAAAATCCATCCCGTGCCTATGCGCAGTATTTGCATGGCATGTTGTCCGCGCAAAATGGTCGCCCAGAAGAGGCGTTAAAGTACCTCGATCGTTCAATTGCACTGGCCGATATAGAAGGTGTGCATTCCGCGCGTGCCAGGGTTTTACTCAGGCTGGGAAAATCCGATGAAGCGGTGGTAAGTCTTGAAAAGGCCGTCCAGGAGAATCCGGATGACCAGAACTTGCGGCTCACCTACGCGCGCTTGCTGGTCGACGTCAAGGAATATGAAAAAGCCCGCATAGAATTTGAAAAACTTCACCGGGCTTCACCGGAAGATGCGGAGTTGTTGTTTACGCTCGGCTTGCTGTCGCTCGAGTCCCAGCGCCTGGACGATGCCGAGAAATACATGATGATGCTGGTCAGGTTAAATCAGCGCGAGGGCGAGGCGCAATATTATCTCGGGCGCATTTACGAAAATCGAAAACAATACGAAACTGCGATCGAGTGGTACGAGCAGGTGCATGTTGGCGAGTATAAATTCGATGCGCGGTTGCGCATTGCGGATATGCTCGGTATATCGGGACGCATTGAAGAAGCCATCGATCACCTGGACGCGATGTTGAAGGGCAGCCAGTCAGATGGATCGCTGGTACGCATTTATATCAGCAAGGGAGAGCTGTTGCGTAGTGTACGGCGTTTCGAGGAGGCGATGGCCGTTTTCAATACAGCCCTTGATATCGTACCCGGTAACAGCGATTTACTGTATTCGCGTGCACTGGTCGCCGAAAAGCTGGGGCGTATCGACCAGCTGGAAGCAGACATATCGACTATTCTTAAAACCGAGCCGGATAACGCGCATGCGCTTAACGCCCTGGGTTTCACATTGGCGGATCAGACCGACCGTTACGAAGAAGCCTATGTTTATATCAAGCGCGCCATTGAAATTATGCCTGACGATGCCGCAATCATCGATAGCTGGGGGTGGGTGCACTATCGTCTGGGCGAGTATGACAAGGCCATCAGCCTGTTGCGCAAAGCGCTCTCCTTTTTTAATGATGCGGAAATTGCCGCTCATCTCGGAGAGGTACTCTGGGTAAGTGGCAATCAGGAAGAAGCGACCAGCATCTGGAAAGAAGCGCTCGATAAATCCCCTGATGATCCAATGCTGCTGGAAGTCATGCAGCGTTTTATCCCCTGA
- the hemA gene encoding glutamyl-tRNA reductase, whose product MALLSLGINHLTAPVDIREKVAFAPEQMRQALHQLQDIPAVNESVIVSTCNRTEIYCDTSSDCSDTIVHWLTAHHGLNELGLSPYIYQHCDEEVARHLFRVASGLDSMVLGEPQILGQLKESYEQARGGNTVNSILDRLFQHSFSVAKRVRTDTEIGSNPVSVAFAAVSLSKQIFGKLDELHALLIGAGETIELVSRHLKSQQIGSMTIANRSIERASLLADQIGADAVQINAVPEQLAHADIVISSTASQLPILGKGATESALKRRKHRPIFMVDLAVPRDIEPEVGSLQDIYLYTVDDLKTVVDENLRGRELAAEAALEIINLEVTMFDQWLKTHQSADHIRQLRDSADLIKQQAIEKALLQLKQASDPEEAIQRLANDITNKLMHRPTLEMRKALQNDDEERIRLLKSLIKPDSN is encoded by the coding sequence ATGGCCTTACTTTCCCTTGGCATCAATCATTTAACCGCTCCGGTTGATATTCGAGAAAAAGTTGCATTTGCCCCAGAGCAAATGCGCCAGGCATTGCATCAGCTTCAGGACATTCCCGCGGTGAACGAATCCGTCATCGTATCGACCTGTAACCGCACCGAGATATATTGCGACACCTCTTCGGATTGCAGCGATACCATAGTGCATTGGCTGACCGCTCATCACGGCCTCAACGAACTGGGTCTTAGCCCGTATATCTATCAACATTGCGATGAAGAGGTTGCGCGCCACCTGTTTCGCGTTGCCTCGGGACTTGACTCAATGGTGCTTGGCGAACCCCAGATCCTCGGACAGCTGAAAGAGTCGTACGAACAGGCGCGAGGCGGCAACACGGTGAACTCGATCCTGGATCGACTGTTCCAGCATTCGTTTAGTGTCGCCAAGCGAGTACGAACTGACACCGAAATCGGGTCCAACCCGGTTTCCGTCGCATTTGCCGCGGTAAGCCTGTCGAAGCAGATTTTCGGCAAGCTCGATGAATTACACGCCCTGCTGATCGGTGCGGGCGAAACCATAGAACTGGTTTCCCGTCATCTAAAGAGTCAGCAGATCGGGTCAATGACGATTGCAAATCGCAGTATCGAGCGCGCAAGCCTGCTCGCCGATCAAATCGGCGCGGACGCAGTGCAGATCAACGCAGTTCCCGAACAACTGGCACATGCCGATATCGTTATCTCTTCCACCGCGAGTCAATTGCCGATTCTTGGCAAGGGCGCAACCGAATCCGCTTTGAAACGCCGCAAGCACCGACCCATCTTCATGGTCGACCTGGCGGTCCCACGCGATATCGAGCCTGAGGTCGGTTCACTGCAGGATATTTACCTGTATACCGTCGATGATTTAAAAACCGTCGTCGACGAAAATTTACGCGGCCGCGAACTTGCCGCCGAAGCAGCACTGGAAATAATCAACCTCGAAGTGACGATGTTCGACCAGTGGCTCAAAACCCACCAGTCGGCCGACCATATCAGGCAATTGCGCGATAGCGCCGACCTGATAAAACAACAGGCAATCGAAAAAGCCCTGCTGCAACTAAAGCAGGCATCCGATCCAGAAGAGGCCATCCAGCGGCTTGCCAACGATATCACCAACAAGCTGATGCACCGGCCCACGCTCGAAATGCGCAAGGCATTGCAAAACGATGATGAAGAACGCATCCGGTTACTCAAATCGTTGATTAAGCCCGACTCGAATTGA
- the prfA gene encoding peptide chain release factor 1, protein MKESLLNKLEALCARHEEIAGLLSDIEVINDQDRFRNLSMEYAQLEDVVKNFNRFQQAQAALDSAREMLSEEDAEIRELAEEEIAENTGQIEQLEIELQKLLLPRDPNDSANVFLEIRAGTGGDEAAIFAGDLFRMYSRYAESQHWLLEILNSNEGEHGGYKEIIARIIGNGAYSHLKFESGAHRVQRVPETESQGRVHTSAATVAIIPESEEVQMIEINPADLRIDTFRASGAGGQHVNKTDSAIRLTHIPTGTVVECQDERSQHKNRARAMSLLQARIYDTEKQKQEAEQAAERKSLVGGGDRSERIRTYNFPQGRLTDHRINLTLYKLDEIMQGSLGQVVDPLMHEYQAEQLASLSAEDRGLN, encoded by the coding sequence ATGAAAGAATCGTTGCTCAACAAACTGGAAGCACTGTGTGCCCGGCACGAAGAGATCGCCGGACTGCTGTCTGACATCGAGGTTATCAACGACCAGGACAGGTTTCGAAACCTGTCAATGGAATATGCGCAACTGGAAGACGTCGTCAAGAATTTCAACCGCTTTCAGCAGGCCCAGGCGGCGCTTGATTCGGCACGCGAGATGTTGAGCGAAGAGGACGCCGAGATCAGGGAGCTTGCCGAAGAAGAAATTGCCGAAAACACCGGGCAAATCGAGCAGCTAGAGATTGAATTACAGAAGCTGTTATTGCCGCGGGATCCCAATGACAGCGCTAATGTCTTTCTAGAGATCCGAGCCGGCACCGGTGGTGACGAGGCCGCCATATTCGCGGGTGATTTGTTTCGCATGTACAGCCGCTACGCCGAATCGCAGCACTGGCTGCTGGAAATACTCAACAGCAACGAAGGAGAGCACGGCGGCTACAAGGAAATTATTGCGCGCATTATTGGTAATGGCGCTTACTCGCACCTGAAGTTCGAGTCCGGCGCACACCGCGTGCAGCGCGTGCCGGAGACCGAGTCGCAGGGACGCGTGCATACCTCGGCCGCGACCGTCGCGATTATTCCGGAAAGCGAAGAGGTGCAAATGATCGAGATAAACCCGGCCGATTTGCGTATCGATACCTTCCGCGCCTCGGGTGCCGGCGGCCAGCATGTTAATAAAACCGACTCGGCGATACGGCTGACCCATATCCCGACTGGCACCGTGGTCGAATGCCAGGATGAACGTTCGCAGCACAAAAACAGGGCCCGGGCAATGTCACTATTACAGGCACGTATCTATGACACGGAAAAACAAAAGCAGGAAGCCGAGCAAGCCGCCGAACGCAAGTCACTTGTCGGCGGCGGCGATCGCTCGGAACGCATTCGTACCTATAATTTTCCGCAGGGCAGGTTAACCGATCATCGTATTAACCTTACGCTCTATAAACTCGACGAAATCATGCAGGGCAGCCTGGGGCAGGTGGTCGACCCGCTAATGCACGAGTACCAGGCCGAGCAACTCGCCAGCCTCAGCGCCGAGGACCGCGGCCTCAACTAA